In Chryseobacterium gotjawalense, the following are encoded in one genomic region:
- the pnuC gene encoding nicotinamide riboside transporter PnuC, with translation MNFHDLFLQPYESYDTFQIVLEAIATIFGVLSVYFSIKKNIWVYPTGIISTALYVYILFNFGLLGDTMINFYYTVMSVYGWILWAKSSEDHVHVSVSWAHKKEWIFSGILFFVSLILVTTVYFYKPYIDNHFSMENVQLGLYHLDWANWLDIFTTAIFLVGMWLMAKRKIENWIFWIVGDLICIPMMIYKGLGITSIQYLVFTAMAVIGYTEWKKHHQSNHSN, from the coding sequence ATGAATTTCCACGATCTCTTCCTGCAGCCTTATGAATCATACGACACCTTTCAAATTGTGCTCGAAGCGATCGCCACCATTTTCGGGGTTTTGAGTGTGTATTTTTCCATTAAAAAAAACATTTGGGTGTACCCTACGGGGATAATTTCTACCGCACTTTACGTTTACATTCTTTTCAATTTCGGACTGCTCGGCGATACGATGATTAATTTCTACTATACCGTAATGAGTGTTTACGGCTGGATTTTATGGGCGAAAAGTTCCGAAGACCACGTGCACGTTTCCGTTTCATGGGCGCACAAAAAAGAATGGATTTTTTCCGGAATTTTATTTTTCGTCAGTTTGATTTTGGTCACCACCGTATATTTTTACAAACCGTACATTGACAATCATTTTTCAATGGAAAATGTACAGTTGGGATTATATCATCTCGACTGGGCAAACTGGCTGGATATTTTCACAACCGCGATTTTCCTGGTCGGAATGTGGTTAATGGCAAAACGCAAAATTGAAAACTGGATCTTCTGGATTGTCGGTGATCTTATTTGCATTCCGATGATGATTTACAAAGGTTTGGGAATCACTTCCATTCAATATTTGGTATTTACTGCCATGGCCGTTATCGGATACACCGAATGGAAAAAGCACCACCAGTCCAATCACAGCAACTGA
- a CDS encoding serine hydrolase, which translates to MKTRLSFLLILISFFAFAQTEEKKLDELIQNTLKTFDVPGISVGIIKDGKVIYSKGFGVRSLTTNQRMTDETLVGIASNSKGFTATALAMLADEGKLNFDDKVSKYIPEFQMNDAYVSQEVTIKDLITHRAGLGLGQGDLMFFPEGGSLTVNDIIHNVRYLKPDHSFRTTLEYNNVMFIVAGEVIHRVSGLSWAEFIEQRILKPVGMSSSYGSYNRAKAARVPNIIDAHAPVDGKVVAVPHDWNETGNAAGGIISNIKDMSVWAEFLMNGFTTKEGKKLVSDKQIQQLWNLQISTPVALKNPYDSNFAGYGLGWFITDVKGHKQVYHTGGLIGTVTQFTLIPDMKLGIIVLTNQQSGAAFSTITNTIKDSYLGMPEKDWLKTYGDRMAKVNADYDKGKKEIFAKSEAFRKDKNAQIKADQIVGTYIDPWFGEVTIANEGKTFRIYCKNSPRLKGELLPYSSNVMIAKWDDRSYDADAFVNFNLNENGKAQGMKLKPISDVTDFSFDFEDLDLQKVK; encoded by the coding sequence ATGAAGACCAGATTATCATTTCTCCTCATTCTTATTTCCTTTTTTGCATTTGCTCAAACCGAAGAAAAAAAACTCGATGAACTCATTCAGAATACGTTAAAAACTTTCGATGTTCCTGGAATTTCCGTAGGGATTATTAAAGATGGGAAAGTGATTTATTCAAAAGGTTTTGGTGTAAGATCTTTAACAACGAATCAACGAATGACCGATGAAACTCTGGTCGGAATCGCTTCCAACTCCAAAGGTTTTACCGCAACCGCTCTGGCAATGTTGGCAGATGAAGGTAAATTAAACTTTGACGATAAAGTTTCTAAATATATTCCCGAATTTCAAATGAATGATGCGTATGTTTCACAGGAAGTTACCATCAAAGATTTGATTACCCACCGGGCCGGTCTTGGTCTGGGACAGGGGGATCTGATGTTTTTCCCGGAAGGCGGCAGTTTGACTGTAAATGATATCATCCACAATGTAAGATATCTCAAACCAGATCATTCATTCCGTACCACTTTGGAGTATAATAATGTAATGTTCATCGTGGCAGGAGAGGTTATTCACAGAGTTTCCGGACTTTCCTGGGCGGAATTTATTGAGCAGAGAATTTTAAAACCTGTCGGCATGTCTTCCAGCTACGGAAGTTACAACCGCGCAAAGGCAGCCCGTGTTCCGAATATTATCGATGCCCACGCACCGGTAGATGGCAAAGTTGTTGCCGTCCCTCACGACTGGAATGAAACCGGAAATGCTGCCGGCGGAATTATCAGCAATATTAAAGACATGTCGGTCTGGGCCGAGTTCCTGATGAATGGTTTTACGACCAAAGAAGGGAAAAAACTGGTCTCTGATAAACAGATTCAGCAGCTTTGGAATTTACAGATTTCTACGCCGGTTGCTTTGAAAAATCCTTACGATTCTAATTTCGCGGGGTACGGATTAGGATGGTTCATCACCGATGTGAAGGGCCATAAGCAGGTTTACCACACCGGCGGATTAATTGGAACGGTAACTCAGTTTACCTTAATTCCGGATATGAAACTCGGAATTATCGTATTGACCAACCAGCAAAGTGGCGCAGCTTTCAGCACGATTACCAACACCATAAAAGATTCTTATTTGGGAATGCCTGAAAAAGACTGGCTCAAAACTTATGGCGACAGAATGGCCAAAGTAAATGCAGATTACGATAAAGGAAAGAAAGAAATATTCGCGAAATCTGAGGCGTTTAGAAAAGATAAAAACGCACAGATTAAAGCGGATCAAATCGTTGGAACCTACATTGATCCATGGTTTGGTGAGGTGACAATAGCTAATGAAGGCAAGACTTTCCGTATTTACTGTAAGAATTCTCCGAGACTGAAAGGGGAACTGTTGCCTTATTCTTCCAATGTAATGATTGCAAAATGGGATGACAGAAGTTACGATGCCGATGCTTTCGTTAATTTTAATTTAAATGAAAATGGAAAAGCGCAGGGTATGAAGCTAAAGCCGATTTCAGATGTGACCGATTTTAGTTTCGATTTTGAAGATCTTGATCTGCAGAAAGTGAAATAA
- a CDS encoding catalase yields MKINESEPFENGANPKQEQLGKFTTDNQGEFLTTDQGLKINDDQNSLKTGERGATLLEDFILREKITHFDHERIPERIVHARGSGAHGVFELYQPMGKYTKAKFLNDTSIKTPVFVRFSTVAGFRGSTDVPRDVRGFAVKFYTQEGNYDLVGNNMPVFFIQDATKFPDLVHAVKPEPHNEIPQAASAHDTFWDFISLMPEAMHNVMWLMSDRAIPRSLRTMEGFGIHTFRFINAEGKSHFVKFHWKPKQGVLGLAWDEAQRIAGKDTDFHRRDLWEAIDEGHYPEWELGVQIVAQEDEHRYPFDLLDPTKLIPEEMVPVEIIGKMTLNRNPDNFFAETEQVAFHPGHLVPGIDFTNDPLLQGRLFSYTDTQISRLGGPNFHEIPINKSIPEVTNNQRDGMHRMQINKGKVAYNPNSLGGGCPFQAMIAEGGFSSFEERIDSNKIRRRSKSFFDHFSQPALFYNSMSADEKRHIQNAFAFELGKVKTVPIRQRMVNMLLEIDGELSKTVGDHLGLIPQKLPQPITGSIPADGDPEHYHSFKEKLPIDKAPSLSMAKKLPTDIRARRIAILTADGVNDKAFTEVKKELGDRGAMVAVIAPGHGFVTTQSGEKYPIDDSLLTAASVVFDAVYVPGGDSVEILSANADAVHFIAEAFKHCKPISTDGNGRLLLEKALPKSALKNKGITTSGVLNDFVENIRLHRFWDREKDNGVPA; encoded by the coding sequence ATGAAAATAAATGAAAGTGAACCATTTGAAAATGGGGCAAATCCTAAACAGGAACAGCTTGGTAAATTCACCACCGATAACCAGGGTGAATTCCTGACCACTGATCAGGGACTGAAAATTAATGATGATCAAAACTCCCTGAAAACAGGCGAAAGAGGCGCAACGCTTCTGGAGGATTTTATCCTCCGCGAAAAAATAACCCACTTCGATCATGAGCGTATTCCGGAAAGGATTGTTCATGCAAGAGGTTCTGGAGCACACGGTGTGTTCGAACTGTATCAACCGATGGGAAAATATACGAAAGCAAAATTCTTAAATGACACTTCAATAAAAACACCCGTTTTTGTAAGGTTTTCTACAGTGGCAGGATTCAGAGGATCTACTGATGTACCAAGAGACGTCCGCGGATTTGCCGTAAAATTCTATACCCAGGAGGGAAACTATGATCTGGTAGGAAATAATATGCCTGTATTTTTTATTCAGGATGCCACTAAATTTCCGGACCTCGTGCATGCGGTAAAACCAGAACCGCATAACGAAATTCCGCAGGCAGCTTCCGCCCATGATACCTTCTGGGACTTTATATCGCTGATGCCGGAAGCAATGCACAATGTGATGTGGCTGATGAGCGACCGTGCGATTCCGAGAAGTTTACGCACGATGGAAGGGTTTGGAATCCATACCTTCCGTTTTATCAACGCGGAAGGGAAATCTCATTTCGTAAAATTCCACTGGAAACCGAAACAGGGCGTTCTGGGATTAGCCTGGGACGAGGCGCAAAGAATTGCCGGGAAAGACACCGACTTTCACCGGAGAGATTTGTGGGAGGCGATTGATGAAGGCCATTACCCGGAGTGGGAACTGGGCGTGCAGATTGTAGCGCAGGAAGACGAGCATCGGTATCCGTTCGATCTTCTGGACCCCACCAAATTAATTCCCGAAGAAATGGTGCCGGTGGAAATTATCGGAAAAATGACCTTAAACAGGAATCCGGATAATTTCTTTGCAGAGACCGAACAGGTCGCTTTTCATCCCGGTCACCTGGTTCCGGGAATTGATTTTACCAATGATCCGTTGCTGCAGGGGCGATTATTCTCTTACACCGATACGCAGATTTCAAGATTGGGAGGACCGAATTTTCATGAAATTCCCATTAACAAATCCATTCCGGAGGTGACCAATAATCAGCGGGATGGAATGCACAGAATGCAGATTAATAAAGGGAAAGTAGCGTACAATCCTAATTCCCTCGGAGGAGGCTGCCCTTTTCAGGCCATGATTGCCGAAGGAGGATTTTCCTCTTTTGAAGAACGCATAGATTCCAATAAAATAAGACGGAGAAGTAAAAGTTTTTTTGATCATTTCAGTCAGCCTGCGCTTTTTTACAACAGCATGTCGGCCGATGAAAAACGCCACATTCAAAACGCCTTTGCCTTCGAACTGGGAAAGGTAAAAACAGTTCCGATCCGCCAGAGAATGGTGAATATGCTCTTAGAAATTGATGGGGAACTTTCAAAAACGGTTGGAGACCATCTAGGTTTGATTCCCCAGAAACTGCCGCAGCCGATCACCGGCAGCATACCGGCAGACGGAGATCCTGAGCATTACCACTCTTTCAAAGAAAAATTACCGATTGATAAGGCCCCATCGCTCAGCATGGCGAAAAAGCTCCCGACAGATATTCGGGCCAGAAGAATCGCCATTTTAACTGCAGATGGGGTTAATGATAAAGCCTTTACCGAGGTAAAAAAAGAACTGGGTGACCGGGGAGCCATGGTTGCCGTAATTGCACCGGGACATGGATTCGTAACTACGCAGTCGGGCGAAAAGTATCCAATTGATGACAGTCTGTTAACCGCCGCATCTGTGGTGTTTGATGCAGTATATGTGCCGGGAGGCGACAGTGTGGAAATCCTTTCCGCAAATGCAGATGCTGTTCATTTTATTGCGGAAGCCTTTAAACACTGCAAACCCATTTCAACGGACGGAAATGGCCGGTTATTGCTGGAAAAAGCATTGCCAAAATCAGCGTTGAAAAATAAAGGGATCACTACTTCCGGCGTTTTAAATGATTTCGTAGAAAACATCAGACTGCACCGTTTTTGGGACAGGGAAAAAGACAACGGAGTTCCTGCATAA